The Streptomyces tendae DNA segment GCCGTGCACCGGGAAGGCGGCGAGGACGCGTTCGCATCCTCCGGTCCGGTACGCCAGCAGGGTGGAGTACGCCCCGGTCAGGGCATCGGGCCGGAGCAGCGGCAGATGCCGGCCGAGCCGTCCCGCGCCGCTGGACGTGAACAGCAGGTCGAGCGGCCGGCCGGGGCCGCCGGCGTCCTCGACGCGGACGGCCAGGCCCAGCGCGTCCGGCAGTCGCCGGGGCGTGCCCAGGGCGCGGGACCAGCGCACGGTCGCCGGGTAGGAGGCGTGCCGGTCCAGCCACGGCACACCCCAGACGGCGTCGCCGCGGCCGGACACGTGCAGGGTCCCGGAGCACAGCACCCCGGTGGAGTGCACGGCGGGTGCGCCCCGCCACCGGGCCACCCGTTCGGCGGCCCGGTGGGCGGTGTCGTGCACGGTGCCCACGGGCGGTTCAGGTCCCGGGGCGGATGACCGCGCGGACGCAGCCGTCGGTCTTGTGCTTGAACATGTCGTACGCCGTGGGGGCGTCGTCGAGGGACAACGAGTGGGTGGCCAGGTGGGCGGTGGAGATCTCACCGGCGGCGAGCCGGTCGAGCAGCATCGGGATGTAGCGCT contains these protein-coding regions:
- a CDS encoding phosphodiesterase, with amino-acid sequence MGTVHDTAHRAAERVARWRGAPAVHSTGVLCSGTLHVSGRGDAVWGVPWLDRHASYPATVRWSRALGTPRRLPDALGLAVRVEDAGGPGRPLDLLFTSSGAGRLGRHLPLLRPDALTGAYSTLLAYRTGGCERVLAAFPVHGPPHTPQPTLWRELARRPVRFRLCAAAPGEPWRPFASLILDAVYAAPGETTLSYDPNAHSLPGLHPAGRLNRLRDAAYAGSREGRGAEPPG